CGCCGAGTACTACGGCGCTTATCCGGCCTACGGCTATCCCTATCCTTATCCCCCGTACTACGCATATGGCTATCCGGCGATTTCCGTCGGTTTCGGCTACTGGGGCGGCGGGTGCTGCTGGGGCCACGGCTGGCATGGCGGAGGCTGGCACCACGGCGGTGGCTGGCACGGCGGCGGTGGCTGGCACGGCGGCGGTGGCTGGCACGGCGGCGGCACGTGGCAAGGCGGCTACGGCGGCGGCTGGCACGGAGGAGGCGGTCACGGAGGCGGACGCGGCCGCTGACTCACGCGGCATCTGTTCGTCCGCGTTACGAAAATCGGCGCTCCGTAGCCGTTCATTCGGCGTCCCGTAACGAACCTGAAACATTTTCCGATGCCGCGCGCCGCCTCAGGCACTGCGTTCGTCGCGTGCGATCCCTCACTTTCCTTTTCCGACAAGGCTTTGGCGGAATTGGACAGACAATTGGCACGATTCTGGCTATCTACCGTCCCTAAATGCCGCGATGCGACGGCGCGCAGCCGTCGCCCACTTCGTTCTCGGGGAACAGGACATGATGGCCTTCGTATTTTTTCTGCTCTGGATGCTCGCATCGATTGCGCTTCTGACCGTTTGGGTATTCCGCGGGCAAACGCCGCCTGCGAACCGCGACAGCGGCGCGACGGCGGCGGCAACCGCCGCGGCCGTCGAAGGTTGATCCACGGCTGACGGCCCGCGCCGACGCGCAGGTACGCGGGCTTTCACCGCTTGACGCGGTTCATCTGTCACATATTCTTAGTGGGCGTGTTACGCCGGCGCTTAAGACGGCGCACGTCGCCTGCGTCCGCGACTGAAACATCGAACTCCGCGCGCATGGCGGCAGCGGCCGCCGCTTCGCCACCACAGAAAAAAAAGGAGACGCGATGTTTCATCAGCTACTCACCCCGATTGCCAATTCACTGGCGCTGTCGTTCATCGTCGCGGCGCTGCCGATCATCATCGTGCTCGTGCTGCTCGGCTGGGCGCGCCGCCCGGCGTGGCAGGCGTCGCTGGCGGGGCTGATCGCCGCGCTCGTCATCGCGATCGCCGGCTGGCACTTTCCCGTCGGGCTCGCGCTGAACTCGGTCGCGGCAGGCGCGGTCTTCGCGCTGTGGCCGGTCATGTGGATCGTGTTCGCGGCGATTCTGCTCTATAACGTCGCGCAGCGTTCCGGGCGCTTCGAAGCCTTTCGCCTGTGGATGGTCGATAACCTGCCGAACGACCGGCGCATCGTGCTTGTCGTGATCGGCTTTTCGTTCGGCGCGCTGCTCGAAGGCATCTCGGGCTTCGGCACGCCGATCGCCATCACCAGTTCGCTTCTGATCCTGCTCGGCTTTCCGACGCTCGAAGCCCTGACCTTCACGCTGATCTTCAACACGGCGCCGGTGGCGTTCGGCGCGCTGGGCGTGCCGATCACCGTGCTCGGCGCGGTCACGCATCTGCCGACGGACGCACTCGCGAAAATGGTCGGCCGCCAGTTGCCGCTCTTCGCGTTCTTTCTGCCGTTCTACGTGATCGCCGTGTACGCGGGCTTTCGCAACATGATGCGCGTGTGGCCCGTGCTGCTCGTTTCGGGCGGCGCATTCGCGCTCACGCAGTTCGTCACGTCGAACTACATCAGCTATGCGCTGACGGACGTGCTCTCGTCGCTGATCTCGCTGATTTTGACGATTGCGTTCCTGTGCGTCTGGAAACCCGCGCCCGACGAACGCTTCGCGGTGAACGTCGACCGTGCGGGCGACACGCGCGCGGCGCTCTCGGGCGGGCAAGGATGGCTGCCGTGGATCGTGGTCTCGGTGGTCGTGATCGTGTGGACGGTGGCGAAGATTTTCCTGATCGGCGACGTCAAGGTCGCCTGGCCGGGGCTCGACAAGGCCGTCTACATCACGCTCTACAACCAGCCTTACGGCG
This Caballeronia sp. LZ062 DNA region includes the following protein-coding sequences:
- a CDS encoding L-lactate permease translates to MFHQLLTPIANSLALSFIVAALPIIIVLVLLGWARRPAWQASLAGLIAALVIAIAGWHFPVGLALNSVAAGAVFALWPVMWIVFAAILLYNVAQRSGRFEAFRLWMVDNLPNDRRIVLVVIGFSFGALLEGISGFGTPIAITSSLLILLGFPTLEALTFTLIFNTAPVAFGALGVPITVLGAVTHLPTDALAKMVGRQLPLFAFFLPFYVIAVYAGFRNMMRVWPVLLVSGGAFALTQFVTSNYISYALTDVLSSLISLILTIAFLCVWKPAPDERFAVNVDRAGDTRAALSGGQGWLPWIVVSVVVIVWTVAKIFLIGDVKVAWPGLDKAVYITLYNQPYGAIWDFQPLATGTAILVAAIITAALVKLPAREFGAAIVDTWVQTRIAILTVATIVGLAYLMNYSGMNYTLGLGVASVGPLFPLVSAFLGWVAVFLSGSDTSGNALFGNLQVVAAHQLNLNPVLMAGTNSSGGVMGKMISPQNISTGVATTELKGKEGLVFARTFKHSILLTIILGVLVWLQQNVLTWMIPPH